In Spodoptera frugiperda isolate SF20-4 chromosome 1, AGI-APGP_CSIRO_Sfru_2.0, whole genome shotgun sequence, the following are encoded in one genomic region:
- the LOC118273450 gene encoding carbonyl reductase [NADPH] 3-like codes for MAKVAVVTGSNKGIGFAIVKGLLKRFDGVVYLTSRDVARGQDAVAKLNELGLHPQYHQLDVTDRDSVAKFRDHIQEKYGGIDILVNNAAIATIEDRAYEASKAVVHINYFSILTIQELLFPLVRKNGRILNISSDCGHLSNIRNEYWIQRLSKKDLTVEDVNEFVNWFLDGVKNGTFDYGDIADGGTIASYRVAKVALSAVTRIQQKELEAKNISVNSMHPGLVQTDMTRGVGFYDTDQAADTPIYLVLDAPDTLKGAYVWYDKQVLDWFDYKADYYFKIKTMIK; via the coding sequence ATGGCGAAGGTAGCTGTGGTCACCGGCTCCAACAAAGGGATCGGCTTCGCTATAGTCAAGGGGCTGCTGAAGAGGTTCGATGGCGTGGTCTACTTAACTTCAAGAGACGTCGCTCGAGGGCAGGATGCAGTCGCCAAGCTGAACGAGCTCGGCCTCCACCCGCAGTACCACCAGCTCGATGTGACTGACAGGGACAGCGTGGCCAAGTTCAGGGACCACATCCAGGAGAAGTACGGAGGCATCGACATACTCGTCAACAACGCAGCCATCGCCACCATCGAGGACCGCGCGTACGAAGCTTCTAAGGCAGTTGTACACATCAACTACTTCAGCATACTGACAATCCAAGAACTGCTGTTTCCCTTGGTCAGGAAGAACGGCCGCATCCTCAACATATCCAGCGACTGCGGACATCTGTCCAACATACGCAACGAGTACTGGATCCAAAGACTGTCCAAGAAAGACCTGACAGTAGAAGATGTCAACGAATTCGTCAATTGGTTTTTGGACGGAGTCAAGAATGGAACCTTCGACTACGGGGACATAGCTGATGGAGGAACCATTGCCTCGTACAGGGTGGCCAAAGTGGCGCTCAGTGCGGTCACCAGGATACAACAGAAGGAACTCGAAGCGAAAAACATCTCAGTGAACTCCATGCACCCAGGGCTGGTGCAGACCGACATGACGCGGGGCGTTGGCTTCTACGACACCGACCAGGCGGCCGACACTCCCATATATCTAGTTCTAGACGCTCCCGACACCCTCAAGGGAGCCTACGTATGGTATGACAAACAAGTGCTGGATTGGTTCGACTACAAAGCTGACtattactttaaaatcaaaaccATGATAAAGTAA
- the LOC118273633 gene encoding carbonyl reductase [NADPH] 1-like, whose product MVKVAVVTGSNKGIGFSTVKGLLQRFDGAVFLTSRDDGRGKAAVAKLNALGLYPEYHQLDVTDRDSVARFRDSVREKYGGIDILVNNAAICDCADMLHLSYEESKNIIDINYFSLFIIQEYLYPLVRNNGRILNISSKYGHLCNVRNEYWIKRLSNKHLTVNDINDFVNWHLDAVKNGTFNRADFAEEGALAAYRVAKVAVSALTFIQQQELYGRNISVNCMHPGLVRTDMTKGVGFLDADQAAETPLYLVLDAPASIKGAYVWYDKRVLDWYDHKADWYFESISFSQ is encoded by the coding sequence ATGGTTAAAGTGGCCGTGGTCACCGGCTCCAACAAGGGCATCGGGTTCTCCACTGTGAAGGGACTACTGCAGAGGTTCGATGGAGCAGTTTTCCTCACCTCCAGAGACGATGGCAGAGGCAAGGCAGCTGTCGCTAAACTGAATGCACTCGGTCTGTATCCAGAGTATCATCAGCTCGATGTGACAGACCGCGACAGTGTGGCCAGGTTCAGAGACTCCGTGAGGGAGAAATATGGCGGCATCGACATCCTGGTCAACAACGCAGCCATCTGCGACTGCGCGGACATGCTGCACCTCTCCTACGAGGAGAGCAAGAACATCATCGACATCAACTACTTCAGCCTCTTTATCATCCAGGAGTACTTGTACCCGCTGGTCAGGAACAATGGACGCATCTTGAACATCTCTAGCAAATACGGACATCTGTGTAACGTGAGGAATGAATACTGGATCAAGAGGCTGTCGAACAAACATTTGACAGTGAACGATATTAATGACTTTGTGAACTGGCACCTGGATGCCGTGAAGAATGGTACCTTCAACAGGGCGGATTTTGCGGAGGAAGGGGCACTTGCAGCGTACAGGGTGGCGAAGGTGGCAGTAAGTGCTCTGACCTTCATACAGCAGCAGGAGCTGTACGGGAGGAACATCAGCGTGAACTGCATGCACCCTGGGCTGGTGCGCACCGACATGACGAAGGGTGTCGGCTTCCTGGACGCAGACCAAGCTGCAGAAACTCCTCTCTACTTGGTGCTGGACGCTCCCGCTAGTATCAAAGGTGCCTACGTCTGGTATGATAAACGAGTTCTGGACTGGTACGACCATAAAGCTGATTGGTATTTCGAATCTATAAGTTTTTCACAATAA